A window of Candidatus Dojkabacteria bacterium contains these coding sequences:
- the ruvC gene encoding crossover junction endodeoxyribonuclease RuvC, translating to MKVLGIDPGYAIVGWGVVEIDGTTSSDYNGITLIECGVIRTDSKLTLPERLNEIFTDINQIFGEFNPDLVGIETLLFQTNVKTAMAVSEARGVIMLAAHQANLTVQPVTPSQVKSSIAGYGKADKKQVQESVRLLCGLAEVPKPDDAADAVAIAIAANSLYRM from the coding sequence ATGAAAGTTTTAGGAATTGACCCAGGTTATGCGATAGTAGGGTGGGGGGTAGTCGAAATCGACGGCACTACATCTTCGGATTATAATGGGATCACACTTATAGAATGTGGTGTTATCCGGACCGACTCGAAATTAACTCTGCCCGAAAGGCTTAATGAAATTTTCACAGACATTAACCAGATCTTTGGTGAATTTAATCCTGATCTAGTTGGGATAGAGACCCTGCTTTTTCAGACCAACGTCAAGACGGCTATGGCAGTGAGCGAGGCTAGGGGAGTGATAATGCTGGCAGCTCACCAGGCGAACTTAACTGTTCAACCGGTTACACCGTCGCAGGTCAAAAGCTCGATTGCAGGTTACGGCAAGGCAGACAAGAAGCAGGTTCAAGAGAGTGTAAGGCTTCTTTGTGGGCTAGCAGAAGTGCCGAAGCCGGATGATGCTGCCGATGCCGTAGCAATTGCTATTGCGGCCAACTCGCTATACAGAATGTAA
- a CDS encoding YebC/PmpR family DNA-binding transcriptional regulator, which yields MSGHSKWAKIKHKKAITDAKKGKAFSKTAQQIAVAARDGGPDLDVNFSLRLLVDKARAISMPAENVKRAIERGSGTGKEAFQVDEIVYEGYGPAKVSYIVKTLTDNKNRTVADLRKLFSDYGGNLGESGSVSWNFTQKGMVIVKAARLEKSEKFGEDAAEISLNKDEVELSLMDIAGVSDIKEGEESYLIVYTDPKELAKVRDAISELQFIIEEAELVWVANNEKDATDDDIEKTENFIEALEEIEDVQSIWTDVDSKL from the coding sequence ATGTCTGGTCATTCAAAGTGGGCAAAAATTAAACATAAGAAGGCAATCACCGACGCAAAGAAGGGGAAAGCATTCTCAAAGACAGCGCAGCAGATAGCTGTAGCCGCTCGAGATGGCGGCCCTGACCTCGATGTCAATTTCAGCTTGAGGCTCCTCGTCGATAAGGCGCGTGCAATAAGCATGCCAGCCGAGAATGTGAAGCGAGCGATCGAGCGTGGCTCAGGTACTGGGAAGGAAGCATTTCAGGTAGATGAAATCGTGTATGAAGGATATGGTCCTGCAAAGGTCTCATACATTGTAAAGACATTGACCGACAACAAAAACCGTACGGTGGCTGACTTGCGAAAGCTATTCTCTGACTATGGTGGCAACCTTGGCGAGTCTGGGTCTGTTTCTTGGAATTTTACCCAGAAAGGTATGGTGATCGTCAAAGCTGCACGGCTAGAGAAGTCAGAAAAATTTGGTGAGGATGCTGCCGAAATTTCATTAAATAAAGATGAAGTGGAATTATCACTCATGGATATCGCCGGAGTCTCAGATATTAAAGAGGGTGAGGAGAGCTACCTTATTGTTTATACCGACCCGAAAGAGTTGGCTAAGGTGCGAGATGCGATCTCGGAGCTGCAGTTTATTATTGAGGAGGCTGAGCTAGTCTGGGTTGCAAACAATGAGAAGGATGCAACCGATGATGATATCGAGAAAACTGAGAACTTTATCGAGGCTCTCGAAGAGATAGAGGATGTCCAGAGCATCTGGACCGATGTAGATAGCAAGCTTTAG